In one Thunnus maccoyii chromosome 12, fThuMac1.1, whole genome shotgun sequence genomic region, the following are encoded:
- the LOC121909022 gene encoding apoptosis regulator Bcl-2-like, whose amino-acid sequence MANECNRNIVEKYICHKLTKHGYVWEFDDVRDEDAANNGSIVAPPPTLVRRCHEASTGPDNESIPHLCKRLPQSDPHAAIHRVLREAGDELERLYQPDFTEMSRQLYLTSNTAQRRFAEVIDELFRDGVNWGRIIAFFEFGSTVCVECAAKEEMTSQVDNIADWMTEYLNGPLYSWIQDNGGWDAFVELYDRQRDSVFSSTWPSIKTVFGLAALGAASLTIGAYLTQK is encoded by the exons ATGGCGAACGAGTGTAATCGCAATATTGTGGAAAAGTATATCTGCCATAAACTCACAAAACACGGCTACGTGTGGGAATTTGATGATGTCCGGGATGAAGATGCTGCTAATAACGGGTCAATAGTTGCCCCTCCGCCGACTTTGGTCCGCCGGTGCCATGAAGCCAGCACCGGGCCCGACAACGAGAGCATCCCCCACCTCTGCAAGCGGCTCCCCCAGTCCGACCCGCACGCCGCCATCCACAGAGTCCTGCGCGAGGCTGGAGATGAACTTGAAAGGTTGTACCAGCCGGACTTCACGGAGATGTCGCGGCAGCTGTATCTCACCTCCAACACGGCGCAAAGGAGATTCGCCGAGGTGATAGACGAACTGTTCCGGGACGGGGTGAACTGGGGCCGGATTATCGCTTTCTTCGAGTTCGGGAGCACGGTGTGCGTGGAGTGCGCGGCCAAGGAGGAGATGACATCGCAGGTGGACAACATCGCGGACTGGATGACGGAGTATTTAAATGGACCTCTTTACAGCTGGATACAAGACAACGGGGGATGG GACGCTTTTGTGGAGCTGTATGACAGACAGAGGGACTCAGTCTTCAGTAGCACCTGGCCCTCCATCAAGACAGTCTTCGGTCTGGCTGCGCTCGGGGCAGCGAGCCTCACCATCGGAGCATATCTCACGCAGAAGTGA